A part of Micromonospora chersina genomic DNA contains:
- the eccD gene encoding type VII secretion integral membrane protein EccD — translation MTSGLARVTISAPRRRVDVALPEQVPLAELLPEVLRHAGEGLADDGERHGGWVLRRTDGAPLATAQALLPQGVRDGEVLHLVPARAEWPELEYDDVVEAIADGARRRGAAWSSRATRAAALAGAGVPLAVGLLAVLAAGPGPRDGWPVAGVVALLLVLAATAASRAYGDGPVGATLGGYALPWAAAAGALAVGSGDPVGPFGPLRWVGAPELLAGSVALLLVSVLGLLGVASRSRVFLAGATTGAAGAAAGLGGLFLDPAGTAAVLLCALVFALGGLPLLAIRLGKVPLPPITLPAPAGGPPGVRDLPDRGRVHAAVARTEEMLTGMLLGHAVLAVLATAVLATTGGLAGRLLVAVGCGVLLLRSRLFVAVRHRVPAVAAGLAGYALLGAVLAGRSGPAGRLALSLGGLALALVAVAAGATYARRPVSPYLGRLADLTDTALVVAVVPVACAVLDLYDRARGLLG, via the coding sequence ATGACAAGCGGGCTGGCCCGGGTCACGATCAGCGCCCCCCGGCGGCGGGTCGACGTGGCCCTGCCGGAGCAGGTCCCCCTGGCCGAGCTGCTGCCCGAGGTGCTCCGGCACGCCGGGGAGGGGCTGGCCGACGACGGCGAACGGCACGGCGGCTGGGTGCTGCGGCGGACCGACGGCGCCCCGCTGGCCACCGCGCAGGCGCTGCTGCCCCAGGGCGTCCGCGACGGCGAGGTGCTCCATCTCGTCCCGGCCCGCGCCGAGTGGCCCGAGTTGGAGTACGACGACGTGGTCGAGGCCATCGCCGACGGCGCCCGACGCCGCGGCGCCGCCTGGTCGTCCCGGGCCACCCGGGCCGCGGCGCTCGCCGGGGCGGGCGTGCCGCTTGCCGTCGGGCTGCTCGCCGTGCTGGCCGCCGGTCCGGGGCCGCGCGACGGGTGGCCGGTCGCCGGCGTGGTGGCCCTGCTCCTGGTGCTCGCCGCCACCGCCGCGTCCCGGGCGTACGGGGACGGGCCGGTCGGCGCCACCCTCGGCGGGTACGCGCTGCCCTGGGCCGCCGCGGCCGGCGCCCTGGCGGTCGGCTCCGGCGACCCTGTCGGCCCGTTCGGGCCGCTGCGCTGGGTCGGCGCGCCCGAACTGCTCGCCGGCTCGGTGGCGCTGCTGCTGGTGTCGGTGCTCGGCCTGCTCGGGGTGGCCAGCCGGTCCCGGGTCTTCCTGGCCGGCGCGACCACCGGCGCGGCCGGCGCGGCAGCCGGCCTCGGCGGGCTGTTCCTCGACCCGGCCGGCACCGCCGCCGTGCTGCTCTGCGCGCTGGTCTTCGCGCTCGGCGGGCTGCCGCTGCTGGCCATCCGGCTCGGCAAGGTGCCGCTGCCGCCGATCACCCTGCCCGCGCCGGCCGGCGGCCCACCCGGCGTCCGCGACCTGCCCGACCGGGGCCGGGTGCACGCGGCCGTGGCCCGCACCGAGGAGATGCTGACCGGGATGCTGCTCGGGCACGCGGTGCTGGCCGTGCTGGCCACGGCCGTGCTCGCCACCACCGGCGGGCTCGCCGGTCGGCTGCTCGTGGCGGTCGGCTGCGGGGTGCTGCTGCTGCGCTCCCGGCTCTTCGTGGCGGTCCGCCACCGGGTGCCCGCCGTCGCCGCCGGGCTGGCCGGGTACGCGCTCCTCGGCGCGGTGCTCGCCGGCCGGTCCGGCCCGGCCGGCCGGCTGGCGCTGTCCCTCGGCGGGCTGGCCCTGGCCCTGGTGGCCGTCGCGGCCGGCGCCACGTACGCCCGCCGGCCGGTCTCCCCGTACCTGGGCCGGCTGGCCGACCTGACCGACACCGCGCTGGTGGTCGCGGTGGTCCCGGTGGCCTGCGCGGTGCTCGACCTCTACGACCGGGCCCGGGGCCTGCTCGGCTGA
- a CDS encoding inorganic diphosphatase translates to MDFDVTVEIPKGHRNKYEVDHATGRIRLDRTLFTSTQYPADYGFIEGTLGEDGDPLDALVLVPEPTFPGCLIRCRTIGMFRMTDEKGGDDKVLCVPYEDPRQEHLRDIHHLGEFDRLEIQHFFEVYKDLEPGKSVEGATWVGRTEAEAEIVASYQRAKEAAERGETLH, encoded by the coding sequence ATGGATTTCGACGTCACGGTTGAGATCCCGAAGGGTCACCGCAACAAGTACGAGGTGGACCACGCGACCGGCCGGATCCGGCTGGACCGCACCCTCTTCACCTCCACGCAGTACCCGGCCGACTACGGCTTCATCGAGGGCACCCTGGGCGAGGACGGCGACCCGCTGGACGCGCTGGTGCTGGTGCCCGAGCCCACCTTCCCGGGCTGCCTCATCCGCTGCCGCACCATCGGCATGTTCCGGATGACCGACGAGAAGGGCGGCGACGACAAGGTCCTCTGCGTGCCCTACGAGGACCCGCGCCAGGAGCACCTGCGGGACATCCACCACCTGGGCGAGTTCGACCGCCTGGAGATCCAGCACTTCTTCGAGGTCTACAAGGACCTGGAGCCGGGCAAGTCGGTCGAGGGCGCGACCTGGGTGGGCCGCACCGAGGCCGAGGCCGAGATCGTGGCCTCGTACCAGCGCGCCAAGGAGGCCGCCGAGCGCGGCGAGACCCTGCACTGA